The Antedon mediterranea chromosome 7, ecAntMedi1.1, whole genome shotgun sequence genome has a segment encoding these proteins:
- the LOC140055741 gene encoding uncharacterized protein, which produces MILLLRLCVCLAVVVFVNAATDTHPDIPKIPDGTEPASTDENIDNELSPETKPTKETKDEIIPTPNVDEDVLPTAETPTGTGFTHRPPRPPTVDNPTLYHYIPVPGPPGMPGPTGTTGNPGYPGPQGPMGYAGAPGNNGNNGSPGPAGRQGSDGQKGERGSPGITGDPGVPGASGTNGERGARGPMGDRGQMGPSGRTGARGVIGPTGPKGSRGAEGKPGSSGMRGFPGSCDCTQSLVYQRAFSVARTTSLTASNGHMIITWNHEFSNVGGDFDMSTGMFNVTIPGTYFFTIHVYKSSRQNFPLVQLLKNGDHVIGVIDYGPNDSEDSSGNSVVLNLTKGDAVWLLLYDGKEIYSSHYKFTTFSGFLLFPNFE; this is translated from the exons ATGATTTTGCTGCTTCGTCTGTGTGTATGTTTAGCTGTGGTTGTTTTTGTAAATGCTGCTACCGACACTCATCCAGATATACCAAAGATACCAGATGGTACTGAACCTGCATCGACAGATGAAAACATTGACAATGAATTGAGTCCTGAAACAAAACCTACGAAAGAGACGAAAGATGAAATTATACCAACTCCGAATGTGGACGAAGACGTCTTACCAACTGCGGAAACTCCGACAGGAACAGGTTTTACGCACAGGCCTCCCCGGCCACCAACGGTAGATAACCCTACCCTGTATCATTACATCCCAGTCCCTGGTCCCCCAGGAATGCCTGGACCAACAGGTACTACAGGGAATCCTGGCTACCCTGGTCCACAAGGACCAATGGGATACGCGGGCGCACCTGGAAACAACGGTAACAATGGGTCTCCTGGTCCGGCTGGACGACAGGGTTCGGACGGTCAGAAAGGCGAAAGAGGGTCACCGGGCATTACAG GTGATCCAGGTGTTCCAGGAGCATCTGGTACTAATGGTGAACGTGGGGCAAGAGGCCCAATGGGTGATCGAGGCCAAATGGGTCCATCCGGAAGAACAGGGGCACGAGGCGTAATAGGACCGACCGGTCCGAAGGGTAGTCGTG GTGCAGAAGGTAAACCAGGCTCTTCGGGTATGCGGGGATTTCCTGGTAGTTGTGATTGTACCCAATCACTTGTGTACCAAAGAGCATTTTCAGTTGCCAGAACAACCAGTTTAACTGCTAGTAATGGTCACATGATTATAACATGGAACCATGAATTTTCAAACGTTGGTGGAGATTTTGATATGAGTACGGGTATGTTCAATGTCACTATACCAG GAACGTACTTTTTTACAATTCATGTGTACAAGTCTTCCAGACAAAACTTTCCGCTTGTACAACTACTTAAAAACG GTGATCACGTGATAGGTGTGATTGATTATGGGCCAAATGATAGTGAAGATTCGTCTGGTAACAGCGTGGTACTGAACCTCACCAAAGGAGACGCTGTTTGGCTACTTCTCTACGATGGCAAAGAAATATACAGCAGTCACTATAAATTTACAACTTTTTCTGGATTTCTACTCTTTCCAAATTTTGAATGA